One region of Flavobacterium pisciphilum genomic DNA includes:
- a CDS encoding phosphotransferase, whose protein sequence is MTTFPVSASTLSETELGDFIKRKYELTEDFNCKLFRTGVNHTYFISNNETKFVFRVYCYKWRTKIEIEQELELLNLLKKKSLSVSYPISDTNGNFIQEINAPEGIRYGVLFSFAKGEKMRFMSNETCYSIGSVMAKIHNVTENKKIDRVNYDTEILLYESYNHLKPFFSEELDEMKFLKEISDKIPKKINESNLLEIKRGIVHLDIWYDNLSVNNENEITIFDFDNCGNGLLILDVGYFCKQLFFIESDKSEYELKTKNFLNGYQKIRHLSEKEIELIPEVGASIFVFYLGVQAQRFDWSNIFFTENYLKMFVGRIRTWMEYYENKRNNCG, encoded by the coding sequence ATGACAACTTTTCCAGTAAGTGCTTCAACATTATCCGAAACAGAATTAGGTGATTTTATCAAAAGAAAATATGAGCTGACAGAAGATTTTAATTGCAAATTATTTAGAACGGGAGTAAATCACACTTATTTTATTTCGAACAACGAAACTAAATTCGTTTTTAGAGTTTACTGTTATAAATGGCGAACAAAAATTGAAATTGAGCAAGAATTAGAGTTATTAAATTTACTCAAAAAAAAATCACTTTCTGTTTCATATCCAATTTCAGATACAAATGGAAACTTCATTCAAGAAATTAATGCTCCCGAAGGAATTCGATATGGAGTACTTTTTTCATTTGCTAAAGGCGAAAAAATGCGTTTTATGTCTAATGAAACTTGTTATTCTATTGGATCTGTAATGGCTAAAATTCATAATGTCACCGAAAATAAAAAAATCGACAGAGTAAATTACGATACTGAAATTCTATTATATGAATCTTATAATCATTTAAAGCCATTTTTTTCAGAAGAATTAGACGAAATGAAATTTTTAAAAGAAATTAGTGATAAAATTCCAAAAAAAATTAATGAAAGTAATTTATTAGAAATTAAAAGAGGAATAGTCCATTTAGATATTTGGTACGATAATTTGAGCGTAAATAATGAAAATGAAATCACTATTTTTGACTTTGATAATTGCGGAAATGGTTTATTAATTTTAGATGTTGGTTATTTTTGTAAACAATTATTTTTCATAGAATCTGACAAAAGTGAATATGAATTAAAAACTAAAAATTTTCTAAACGGTTACCAAAAAATAAGGCATTTATCAGAAAAAGAAATTGAATTAATTCCAGAAGTTGGAGCATCAATTTTTGTGTTTTATCTTGGTGTACAAGCACAAAGATTTGATTGGTCTAACATCTTTTTTACCGAAAACTATCTTAAAATGTTTGTTGGAAGAATTAGAACTTGGATGGAATATTATGAAAATAAAAGAAATAACTGTGGCTAG
- a CDS encoding LysR substrate-binding domain-containing protein: MEIYQLQYFIKTAEVLHFTKAAELCFVTQSGLSQQIKKLEEELGMPLFIRIGKKVQLTEAGSVFLIHAKQVIESVQSSKQAIDDLNEMIGGELRIGVTYIFGLLVLPIVNLFARTYPNLKIVVEYGTTEPMQKKLLNNELDLVLLISSNEIEEPFHKVPLFTSNLVMAVSNSHELATLDTIAFKEIEKLPLILPAKGFNSREFLDELFIKNNMKPRVSIELNAIHALFRLVEGGYWATIVTEKALKGWDNLKAIQITGVATKRDSFMLTIGGAYQKKAVKLFVEEFRKSM, from the coding sequence ATGGAAATCTATCAATTGCAATATTTTATTAAAACAGCAGAAGTACTTCACTTTACAAAAGCTGCTGAGTTGTGCTTTGTAACCCAATCGGGATTGTCACAACAAATAAAAAAACTCGAGGAAGAACTCGGAATGCCTTTGTTTATTAGGATTGGGAAAAAAGTCCAACTCACCGAAGCAGGATCGGTTTTCTTGATTCATGCCAAACAAGTGATAGAAAGTGTGCAGAGTAGCAAGCAGGCAATTGATGATTTAAATGAAATGATTGGTGGCGAATTACGAATAGGAGTAACTTATATTTTTGGACTTTTGGTTTTGCCGATTGTCAATTTATTTGCTAGAACCTATCCGAATTTAAAAATTGTAGTTGAATATGGTACTACTGAACCAATGCAAAAGAAATTACTGAATAATGAGTTGGATTTGGTTTTGTTAATTTCATCCAATGAAATAGAAGAGCCATTCCATAAGGTTCCTTTGTTTACTTCTAATTTGGTTATGGCTGTTTCTAACTCGCATGAACTGGCAACCTTAGACACAATTGCTTTTAAAGAAATAGAAAAACTACCGCTTATTTTACCTGCAAAAGGATTTAATTCTAGAGAATTTTTGGATGAGTTGTTTATAAAGAACAATATGAAACCCCGAGTTTCTATAGAGCTAAATGCGATTCATGCACTATTCCGATTGGTCGAAGGAGGTTATTGGGCAACAATAGTTACCGAAAAAGCCCTGAAAGGCTGGGATAATCTTAAAGCAATTCAGATAACAGGAGTGGCGACCAAAAGAGATTCGTTTATGCTAACCATAGGCGGTGCCTATCAAAAAAAGGCAGTAAAACTTTTTGTAGAGGAATTTAGGAAAAGTATGTAA
- a CDS encoding MFS transporter: protein MFKALKSKNFKLFFYGQSVSVIGTWLQKTAVSWMVYSITGSVFLLGLTTFLSMIPSLFLAPLAGSIIGRYDRHRSIIILQSLAMLQAGTLALLIYLKIYNINFILALSLLQGIINAFDMTCRQTMMIDIVDNKEDLPNAVALNSTLNNFARIAGPALAGIILHQYGEDICFIGNFLSYIPVLISLLMMKITPHIKATDKLKMLEDFIEGWDYVRKEREMARMLLMLMCSSLFVISFNTLMPVFAKDIFSGNAETFSWFESAAGIGSILSAIYLANLKTAKNMNKIMIAASILMGFSIIILAYSNSLTIALICMGLSGVGMMAQTSSINIYIQTQSTVNMRSRSISYYLMAYQGMIPVGSLIIGYVSHTLGVRHTVAIQGVICIVSVIVYVYYRNHKVSEEIETCTVRYKS from the coding sequence ATGTTTAAGGCTTTAAAATCAAAAAACTTCAAATTATTCTTTTACGGACAATCAGTGTCGGTAATTGGTACGTGGTTACAAAAAACAGCCGTGAGTTGGATGGTTTATAGCATAACAGGTTCAGTATTTTTATTAGGATTAACTACTTTTTTAAGCATGATTCCCTCATTGTTTCTAGCTCCTTTGGCTGGAAGTATTATTGGTCGTTATGATAGACATCGTAGTATTATTATTTTGCAATCTTTGGCAATGTTACAAGCAGGTACATTGGCTTTGCTTATTTACCTAAAAATATACAACATCAATTTTATTTTGGCATTGAGTCTTTTGCAAGGGATTATAAATGCATTTGATATGACCTGCAGACAAACAATGATGATTGATATTGTAGACAATAAAGAAGATTTACCAAATGCTGTTGCGCTAAACTCTACCCTGAATAATTTTGCTCGAATTGCGGGTCCTGCATTGGCAGGTATTATTTTGCATCAGTATGGCGAAGACATCTGTTTTATTGGAAACTTTTTGAGTTATATTCCCGTTTTAATTTCTTTATTGATGATGAAGATTACGCCTCACATTAAAGCAACTGATAAACTTAAAATGCTTGAAGACTTTATTGAAGGCTGGGATTATGTAAGAAAAGAAAGAGAAATGGCAAGAATGCTTTTGATGTTAATGTGTAGCAGCTTGTTTGTTATTTCTTTCAACACCTTGATGCCTGTTTTTGCAAAAGATATTTTTAGCGGTAATGCTGAAACTTTTAGCTGGTTTGAAAGCGCTGCCGGTATTGGTTCTATTCTATCTGCAATATATCTTGCCAATTTAAAAACAGCAAAAAACATGAATAAAATAATGATTGCAGCCAGTATCTTAATGGGGTTTAGCATTATTATTTTGGCATATTCTAACAGCCTAACAATAGCTCTTATCTGTATGGGATTAAGCGGTGTTGGAATGATGGCTCAAACCTCATCAATAAACATATACATCCAAACCCAAAGCACCGTTAATATGCGTTCAAGAAGCATTAGCTATTATCTTATGGCTTATCAAGGAATGATTCCTGTCGGAAGTTTGATAATTGGATATGTTTCACATACTCTCGGAGTACGCCACACTGTTGCAATACAAGGTGTAATCTGTATCGTTTCGGTTATTGTGTATGTATATTACCGAAATCACAAGGTTTCCGAAGAAATAGAAACCTGTACTGTACGCTATAAATCGTAG
- a CDS encoding asparaginase — protein sequence MPSKAKILLIYTGGTIGMSKDFETGALKAFNFSKLLQKIPELKQLDCEIETVSYDNPIDSSNMNPDKWTEIATIIEENYISFDGFVVLHGSDTMSYSASALSFMLENLAKPVIFTGSQLPIGDLRTDAKENLITAIQIASLQEDGKPVINEVCLYFEYKLYRGNRTSKVNAEHFKAFTAPNYPELVESGVHLKLNRHLFLPIKTDAKLIVHKELDNHVAIIKMFPGMSEIVFAGILAIPGLKGIVLETYGSGNAPTEDWFLNAIKKAIQSGIHIVNVTQCSGGSVNMGQYETSTELKQLGIVSGKDITTEAAITKLMYLLGHGIEAKNFKTIFETSLRGEISL from the coding sequence ATGCCATCTAAAGCCAAAATACTTTTAATCTATACTGGTGGAACTATCGGTATGAGTAAAGATTTTGAGACTGGAGCGCTCAAAGCCTTCAACTTTAGCAAGTTATTGCAAAAAATCCCTGAGTTGAAACAATTGGATTGTGAAATCGAAACGGTTTCTTATGACAATCCTATTGATTCATCAAATATGAATCCAGATAAATGGACTGAAATTGCCACTATCATTGAAGAGAATTACATTTCTTTTGATGGATTTGTGGTTTTGCACGGTTCGGATACGATGTCTTATTCAGCATCAGCATTGAGCTTTATGCTCGAAAATTTAGCAAAACCAGTAATTTTTACAGGATCGCAATTGCCAATTGGAGATTTGCGAACAGATGCTAAAGAAAATCTAATTACAGCGATTCAGATTGCTTCACTTCAGGAAGATGGAAAACCTGTTATTAATGAAGTTTGTTTGTACTTTGAATACAAACTGTACCGTGGTAATAGAACTTCAAAAGTAAATGCAGAACACTTTAAAGCTTTTACAGCTCCTAATTATCCTGAATTAGTAGAATCTGGAGTTCATTTAAAATTAAATAGACACCTGTTTCTTCCCATAAAAACGGATGCTAAACTGATTGTCCACAAAGAACTAGACAATCATGTTGCTATCATAAAAATGTTTCCTGGAATGAGCGAAATTGTTTTTGCAGGAATACTTGCAATTCCAGGCTTAAAAGGAATTGTGTTGGAAACTTATGGTTCAGGAAATGCACCAACAGAAGACTGGTTTTTGAATGCTATTAAAAAAGCAATTCAATCAGGTATTCATATCGTAAATGTAACACAATGTTCAGGTGGAAGTGTGAATATGGGACAATACGAAACGAGTACTGAACTTAAACAACTTGGTATTGTCTCTGGAAAAGACATTACAACCGAAGCTGCAATTACGAAACTAATGTATTTGTTGGGACATGGAATTGAAGCAAAAAATTTCAAAACTATCTTTGAAACCTCTTTACGAGGTGAGATTTCGCTTTAA
- a CDS encoding 1-acyl-sn-glycerol-3-phosphate acyltransferase — MQKFDAIRPFYDSEVNEALHGVANHPMMKAMMNFSFPELEDEVWKEQLKRTHSIRDFQCNFIYQTIQKVLERSSEGLTTSGFEKLEKNTSYLFVSNHRDILLDTTLLNVCLFEHGLVMTASAIGDNLVKKSFLNILAKLNRNFLVLRGLSPREMLQSSKLLSEYIGHLLFRENRSVWIAQREGRTKDGNDATNPGVLKMLGMGSDEANLMDYFKKMKIVPVSISYEYDPTDALKMPQLMAEANNEIYIKEKNEDFMTILSGIMGTKKRIHISVGDVLDKEIDQISAENDNANKQIQALAQVIDDSILKNYKLWPTNYIAYDILNKTDKFSHLYKESEKSLFERRLEMRIGSDNPIAVQGILSMYANPVVNKLKYQDAI, encoded by the coding sequence ATGCAGAAATTTGATGCAATTCGACCGTTTTATGATTCAGAAGTAAATGAAGCCCTTCATGGTGTGGCAAATCATCCGATGATGAAAGCCATGATGAATTTTTCATTTCCAGAGTTAGAAGACGAAGTTTGGAAGGAACAATTGAAGAGAACTCACTCTATTCGTGATTTTCAATGCAATTTTATTTATCAGACAATTCAGAAAGTTCTTGAAAGAAGCTCAGAAGGATTAACTACTTCGGGATTTGAGAAACTTGAAAAAAACACTTCTTATTTATTTGTTTCTAATCATAGAGACATACTTTTAGATACCACATTATTAAATGTTTGCTTATTCGAACATGGTTTAGTAATGACAGCTTCAGCAATTGGAGACAACTTAGTTAAGAAATCTTTCTTAAATATATTGGCTAAATTAAACCGTAATTTCTTGGTTCTTCGTGGGCTTTCACCTCGTGAAATGTTACAAAGTTCAAAGTTGTTATCAGAGTATATCGGACATTTATTGTTTCGTGAGAACCGTTCGGTTTGGATTGCACAACGTGAAGGAAGAACCAAAGATGGCAATGATGCTACAAATCCTGGGGTTTTAAAGATGTTAGGAATGGGATCGGATGAAGCTAACTTGATGGATTATTTCAAGAAAATGAAAATAGTTCCAGTTTCTATTTCGTATGAATATGATCCGACAGATGCATTAAAAATGCCACAATTAATGGCAGAAGCCAATAATGAGATTTACATTAAAGAAAAAAATGAAGATTTCATGACCATTTTAAGTGGTATCATGGGAACTAAAAAAAGAATACACATTTCTGTTGGGGATGTTTTGGATAAAGAAATTGACCAAATTTCTGCAGAAAATGACAATGCTAATAAACAGATTCAAGCATTGGCGCAAGTTATAGATGATTCGATATTGAAGAACTACAAATTGTGGCCAACGAATTATATTGCGTACGATATTTTAAATAAGACAGATAAGTTTTCACATTTGTATAAAGAAAGCGAAAAATCGTTATTCGAAAGACGTTTAGAAATGCGTATCGGTAGTGATAATCCAATTGCAGTACAAGGAATTTTGTCAATGTATGCAAATCCAGTTGTCAATAAATTAAAATACCAAGATGCCATCTAA
- a CDS encoding TatD family hydrolase encodes MNPNTIITDTHTHLYSEEFDQDRDQMIQRAIDAGVSRFFIPAIDAASTQPMYDLEQKYPDNVFLMMGLHPTYVKDNYLDELKHVETELAKRKFYAVGEIGIDLYWDKTHLKEQQIAFRTQIQWAKQYKLPIVIHCRDAFDEIFEILEEEKSDDLFGIFHCFTGTHEQALQALSYNMKLGIGGVVTFKNGKIDQFLSQIDLKHIVLETDSPYLAPIPFRGKRNESSYLVNVVAKLADIYDVSEEEIATITTQNSKDVFGI; translated from the coding sequence TTGAATCCAAATACAATTATTACCGATACGCATACCCATTTATACTCAGAAGAATTTGATCAAGATCGTGATCAGATGATTCAAAGAGCAATCGATGCGGGTGTTTCTCGTTTTTTTATTCCTGCAATCGATGCTGCTTCTACACAACCCATGTATGATTTGGAGCAAAAATATCCAGACAATGTTTTTCTAATGATGGGGTTGCACCCTACTTACGTAAAAGATAATTATTTAGACGAGCTAAAGCATGTAGAAACGGAATTGGCTAAACGAAAATTTTATGCAGTTGGAGAAATCGGAATTGATTTGTATTGGGATAAAACACATCTTAAAGAGCAACAAATTGCTTTTAGAACCCAAATTCAATGGGCAAAACAATATAAACTGCCAATTGTAATTCATTGCCGTGATGCCTTTGATGAAATTTTTGAAATCTTGGAAGAAGAAAAATCAGATGATTTGTTTGGGATTTTTCATTGCTTTACAGGGACTCATGAACAAGCATTACAAGCATTATCCTATAATATGAAACTTGGAATAGGCGGTGTGGTAACATTTAAAAATGGAAAAATTGATCAATTTCTTAGTCAAATTGATTTAAAACATATAGTGTTAGAGACAGATTCTCCTTATCTAGCACCAATTCCTTTTCGTGGAAAACGAAACGAAAGTAGTTATTTGGTGAACGTTGTGGCAAAATTAGCCGACATATATGATGTTTCAGAAGAAGAGATAGCGACAATAACAACCCAAAATTCAAAAGACGTTTTTGGGATTTAA